CAAAGCCTCGTTTGGTTACGGTTCTTTTCTTTGAAGTCGGTAGTGATATCGCCATTTACAGGAGTACCAAAAACAAATAGTCAACATTTTGTCAGTTCCGGCCACAGAAAGTAACGCAAGATTTATATCCTCCGCCGAATTGTGGGCGAACGCCGACTCAGAAGGACAAgaacattgaaaaaatataagttattttagCATATCCTTATTTAGTTATTAAGAACAAACACCATCAAAGGTAAAATGCAGGTGTAATAGATATCATCGTACTAATTTAATAAGATAAAGACTGGCATTCGAAAAATACATGATCGACTTTACCATGTAAAACTGACTATACTGTAGTAGCCTCAGTCATACACTAGCTGATGATGTAGGTAAAACAACAAATGCATTTATGCAAATCTGgcgaaaatatcaaaacaacaagCATGGTTTGGaataagatttgttttataaaatacaattcaatgctACAAATTAATTAAGCACCGGATACCCATCAATGAATGATATTTCACCTTTCTCTTCTGCTGCTGGAgttacttcaattgcatttacTGGTTGAAGGGACTTTGCATCcgtaattcattaaaatataatatgtactCCAATGCCTTATCAATAAGTCATCAAGCATGGCGAAAACAAAGTTTATGCGCACAATAATTACTTCATCAAGCTTTCGTATTTACAACAACGCTGAATCAAgttattattttggtattttatatAGTGTAGGTTAACCATTTATGCAAATGAAGTGAATCGCTcgtatcattgttttaatttataataaattatggtAAAACGAAATAATAGCCAAATAATAGTTCTTAGGGTAGTATATTTGGTTTCCTGTtcgaattatttgtttttataccaATAGTTTTCTTTAATAATAGGATTTAGATCATCCGATGCAAGCGTATTTCTCTCTTCTGCGACGATGAATGGATGTAAGCGATAAACGTCATTCATTGGAATCGCAAAGGAAATGTCAACTGCTTAAGTCCCGATCAATTTTAATCGATAGCCAGGTGATATATAAGAGGTCTGAAGCTACATTTCATAACAGACGGCTGCGGGAATTACTTTCAATTTAACTGAAAATTAGATTTGTGAAATCTTGAAGTTACAGGCGACCGAAAAAGTTGCAGAACCTTGGTCCAGTTTGAGTCTTGAGAGATAGTAAACAATGTCAGGCAGTGCGAAGTCGGCACGGCCTTCAAGTGCGTCTTCAAGACACGCTTGGGGTTCAGATTATGGCCATGCAAGGCCAGATAATCAGTTTGATTTTGGTCAGGAAGGTATAAGAGACGACGCTGATCTGAGTCCGACGGCCATGGAAGATGATCACATCTATTCCAACGGTGACAAGGGCAAGTCAGCTGGAAGAAGCTCAGCAGTTGCAAAGAATGGGTCCAAGAAGAAGTCATCCCAGTCTTGTCTTGGAAAGATTGGCAGTGGCATAAGATGTATGTGTTTTtctaagttttctttttttcacttattttaaatagtttgaattTTATAACTGGCTATTTTTGGCatcatttctatcatttttgttttgctaACTTAAATATCAAtggtaacattttacataaGAAGGTCTGTGAGTATGAGGATCAAACCTTGTCAAAGATCTCTTTCTTTTATtagcataaaaaacatttctaccTGAAATCAATAATTTCAAAGCATAAATCTAACAGAAAATAGTTTTCTGGGatacataattttcaaattatttccatatttccCTATGTGGcttcctttttaagaaaaaacttaaaatactattgtttgctcttgttttttttttttttaatgctgTTGTATGTCAACATGCTTTTTTATGCCtaagtttatcaaattattgtgccattaaatatcagttttgtctgtttattccaaataattgataaaaaggGATTTTAggaataaattttgaattaaatacacacatatattgcAGTCTTTACAGTTTACACTATAAATGAATGATGTTAGACAGAGGCAATCTTGTATGGGAACTATTGGCAGTGGCATAAgatgtatgtgtttttataaattgtcTTCTTTCACTagtttgaaaatttattgtACTAGGggtattttgaatttgaattttataaCTGCCTCTTTTCGATGTTTTCACTTGgtattatttcttcattttgggtattatttcttcattttagaTCTGCCCACATAACTATTAGttgtaaaattgtcaaaaagaCTGTCTGGTATTGTGAGGATCAAACCATGTTAAAATATCTTAgcttaattgaaaaaaatgttatcattacatattttatttatcagtttattccaaataattgatagaaaatgggattttagaaattaactttgtaggaaatatatattgttcttaTAGGCTTTTAATGGTATTCGTTTTGGTACTTTTTCTGATCCATTGCGTTCAAAGAGTATATGTAAGTATTAGCCTATAAGGTATTATTACAATACATTGaatacattaaacaattatCTGCTTTTTAGATACTATTTCTAGTCTAcatgtttttatgatttatatctaattgaacaattaaatttaattaagtCAGTACATGTATCTTCACTTGAACATTGAAGATTAGGCCATCCCTATAGGAGAGAGCAAAGAAAGGCCATAGTGATTGGAGGGAGCAAAGGTTCTAGAAAGAGagtgaataaataataaatatgtaaaattatcaaaGGGGCACTTAGTGTTAAAATTCCAGGAAAGAGTGCATAGAAATTGTGATCAGTATTTGCGTCACTAAATTGATCAGCCTCTGAATAAAAACTGTTCATCAATAATGCAGGGAAATATTATGGCTGAGTTCTGTGGTCCTATTTGACTTCCAAGACCTGCCAATGATTCCAGAATGGCTTGATTGTTTATTCAGTCCCATAGGTGgaattttaataagaaaactATTGATTTGTCACCAGCTTTCTGGTCTGTGACAAGAGTTCTAACAAAGCCCTGGTTCCAATACAttgatttatttctatttttattaaacctttATTGTATTGAAAACAGGCTTTATATCTCTATTGATTGACTGATTCTTGGcaagaaattattaaaacaaaagaattaGGTTCCGTAAGCTGGTTAGGTATTTGGCCAAGAAATAAGTTGACAGTCTGAAGAATCTTAAGGCCTATTGAGTGAccgttattatcattatttcagATCAATGAACATTCCTGATCTgttgaacatgtattttatcaCAATATTACTGGAACTGTGATATGCTGTGTGGATAGCAATTACAGTGAAATAATCttacaacttttatttatttgttttttttgaaaatcttaaaatatttgtccAATGCTTTTTCATTGTCATGATTGAAATGTGAGTTTTATTGTTCAGCTCGATTACCACCAGGCAACTGTGCATGtggtatttaataaaaaaaacaattttggagGATATGAATATTATGTTATGAAATGTATGTGCAAAGTATGCATTTAAATTCTTTCAGAAATTGTTTCAAAGTTGAAACTTGTGGCccactttaaatgtaaatactgATTTAGAAATGTATTGTATTGGGTAGTTGGTAATGTGCCATATTGATTTTACCTTGATCAAATAGGGATAAAGAACCAAGCCAAGGTACACTGTCGGTCAGGCTTTGTATAGGACTTATGTTTGGCCTATTATGTCAACAGCTCCTGATAGCACCCTGACAGTCAGGACACTAGACATATCTTGTTAGATCACAAAATTACTGTAATAATTACATCTAATACTTAGTACCAATACTTGAACCACACATTTTTAACATCCTATTATTCTTCATATTCATTGATACAAGACACTTAAATTGacttctatttttaaacaatagaTAAATGTACATGCATGAATCATTTGGATTCATGATGATTAAGACTGGAAACCAGTGTGAAAAGCTTCCAAGGTGTGAAGTTGTcacaataaaatttaatatcttaacaccaacaaaatgtcttttttaaaaagtaagcTTTACACAgtcatgcattttatttaaaattaagctacagttttacatatatatatatatatatatatatacatgcatagaAGATAAATCCTTCTTTGCACGTTTCACATTCGAATTGTTcaaatcttttattttcatttattatttagacTACCAGTATCAGttatttatagattttaaatttgaagcagCCCAGTggaattatgtttaattattaatgatagatctcattgagaaCAGGGAATGGTACTTTAATGTTATTGTACTATATATTCGGTGTTCATTTAAAACAtctttgtatataatgtaatgtGTGCTACATGTTAACaaagtgtatatacatgtaaacttgggcTTCTTTGTTATTTCATCCCTATAATGTGTTACATGTTGACATTGAGTATGCATGTATTCATGGATGTGTTTGTGTTTCAGCGCTATGGGCGACACGGCAGACCGAGGATGTGAAGGGCGACCGAGAGCTGCATGTGAAGACGACACTCCGCGAACTCATCATCTACATCGTGTTCCTCGTCATCCTATGTATTGGTGAGTGAAGTGGCAGAAATTGTGTCACATTGCAAAGGTTTGAAAATAAGGTTTAACTGTTCTTGCTTGCATCTACAAACATAACCTACATTCTTTAGGTTTggttcaacaacaacaacaatgatgtttatttGGTATAACTGCAagttcaacaacaacaacaacaatgatgtttatttGGTATAACtgcaatttttatataaaaaaacaaccaagAAAAAAGTATCAGATTACATTGCAAGGGATCCGTATATAATTTAGATTaacattatcatttaaacattatcaatCTAGTGATTTCGTCTTTTAATCAGCTTGTACATAACTATTTTGTAAATCTGATTAATTGTTCTTGCATCAAACCATATCTGACTAAGACAAATGCATGTCTCCCTTCAGTGACATTCGGTATGACAAGTACAAcaatgtactactacactaagGTGATGAGCGACCTGTTCCTGGAAACGACCCACTCTGGCGGCGGTACCTTCAAAACCATCACTAGCGTGGAGGACTACTGGAAGGTTTACACTATTCTTTTAGCATAGGGAAACTTTATACTATGAGGAAAACTTTGTGAAATGTTTACTTTTCCCTTGAAAGCACTTTCTTGCACAAATGTAAATCAATGACATCTTCTTTCTCGTGATTAGTTATAATATTGCTCAGGGTTAATGCAAGATGGTACAAAACCACTATACATTGTTATGTTCCTTAGTAtctttggtattttttttaaattattttgcttGTATATCGGAATATTAATAAGAGTTAATGTCATATGTTGATGGCAATGTTCCAGTTTGCAAAGGGACCCCTCATCAAGGGACTGTACTGGGAGACATGGTACAACAACGTAACCGTTCCTGAAGACCAGCTTGGCTACATCTACTACGAGAACAAGCTCCTTGGTGTTCCTCGCCTCCGAACGCTCCAGGTCCACAGCAACTCCTGTGTCGTGCATGATGACTTCAAAGACGTGATCCGAGAGTGCTTTGAGTCTTACTCAGAGAGCCTGGAGAACAAGGACTCCTTTGGAGAAAAGGACAACCACACTGCGTAAATATCACTACTACACATCATGTACTGAACATAAACTAGgacttttacataaataactGCGAATGGTactaaatgtataataaaaaatatccattgAGCTAATTTTAATAGAAGTggatatttgtttcattatcatatttccATAGATGAGAATGACGTTATCTTAAATGTACATAGAGGATATCATTAAGGAGACTTGTTCCCTTCCAGTTGGCACTACCAGTCACAAGACGAGCTGGATGGGTCAAGCCACTGGGGTCAGATAACGACATACAGTGGTGCAGGGTATGTGCAAGACCTCACCAACAACAAAACTGAGTCGGAGGACATCATCGAGTACTTGTTTGAGAAGCGCTGGATCCGCCGGGGAACTCGTGTTCTCTTTATTGACTTTACCGTGTACAATGCCAACATCAATCTCTTCTGTGTTGTCAGGTATGCTGTGGGTATTCATTATATACAACACAACATATTTAAGTCAGGAATGATATAATAATTTAGATTTTGTACtagataattttaatttcagactattttttcttttattttaaagttttcttattaatttgatttatgaATGATCAGACTTAAAACTAAAAATCTTGACTACAAATAGTATTCTGTCATTGGTATGATTATTCTTCTGTGCAATTCAAGATTTTACAAAAGAATGGTCATTCTTCTTTTCATTAAATGCTTccacagaaaatattttagtcTGGTTTAATAGAGTCACAATACAGCCAGTTGGTCAGTTTGTTGAGCTACTACTTCCACAACTTTTAAGATTTTCTTTTCTTgacatgatttttatttcaataattgccAGAGTCAATAACATCCTATGTCAATGGCGGCATGTTAGGGTAGTCATTACTATTTTCAATTTACCCAGACTGACAGTTGAGTTCCCGCCAACTGGAGGAGCGATCCCACATGCGACGATGCGGACAGTGAAGCTGATCCGCTATGTGACAGTGTATGACTACTTCATCATGGCCTGCGAGTTCATCCTCTGTCTTTTCATCTTCTACTACATGGTGGAAGAGGCTATTGAGGTAAAAGGTTTATTTATGTAGTAGAATCATGAAGTTTGCTTGATTGACAAGtttgattgtgtttgtttttaaactaaaaaaaaatggtaaaaaataccAATGGAAATAATATGCACCCTGACTTACATAAATGCTTGTTTGATTTGACATGTTCTTCTATATTTCAGATCAAGAAGCACAAGTGTTCGTACTTCAAGAGTGTGTGGAACATCCTTGACATCCTGgtgatcatcatcatgatcatgtGTGTGAGCTTCAACGTCTACCGCACCCTCAAGGTGGATGAGCTACTGCAGGACCTCCTCAACAAGCCAGACCAGTATGCTAACTTTGAATTCCTCAGCTATGGACAGGAACAGTTTGACAATGCCATCGCCATTGCCGTCTTCTTGGCTTGGATCAAGGTATGTATGCCTTCTGTGCCAGTTGTATTTAGGTTATGGGAGAGTATGTGCTGGTGAAAGATGAGATTCAAGAAGAATATAATGCCTTTACATGCCATTGTGTAAAATGGCTTCCCTAAAAATATCGTTCATTGCAGAGCTTGTTTATTCCATTCTTGTTATGAGATTCAAGTACAATAATGTGGTTTCCAGATCTTCAAGTACATCAGCTTCAACAAGACGATGACCCAGCTCTCGTCCACCCTGGGCAAGTGCGCCAAGGACCTGGCAGGGTTTGCTGTGATGTTCTTCATCATCTTCCTGGCCTTCACCCAGCTGGGATACCTGTTGTTCGGGACACAGGTCAAGGACTTCAGCAACTTTCAGAACTCCTTGTAAGTCCATGCCTACAGTTGACATGTCTCTGTGTcgttaagtatcttatttcatttagcttAGTTTATTACTTTAACTTGATTTGAGGAAATTTTGAGGAGATTTACAACTCTacaaattttaccaaaacatCAATGGTCAGCTTAGCCTGGTCCTGTTTTAAAGGACTTAATAACTTTCAAGAAATTAGATCCTGTTTCTCAAATATTAGATACATATCAgtcttttctttgatttttaagACCAAGATGAGTTAAAATCACTTGAAATGGCATTTTCAGAGAAAAGCCTTAGGTTGACAGGATTAACCACTTCACAAAACCATCTCAAGTCTGTATGATAAATGGAGTTATTGAAATCAcactattaaatataaagaacaCCAACCACTATAACATGAATGTACCCTGCGTTTCAGTTTCACACTGTTCCGGATCATCCTTggagactttgactttgacCAGCTGGAGGCCGCCCACAGGATTCTCGGGCCCATCTTCTTCATGCTCTTTGTCTTCTTTGTGTTCTTCGTCCTGATCAACATGTTCCTGGCCATCATCAATGACACCTACTCCGAGGTGAAGGGAGACATGGCCAACCAGAAGAATGAGTTTGAGATGACGGACTACTTTAAGAGAGTAAGTATCCTACTAGTAGTCAGAAATGTATCAGTATAAGCATGAACAGTTATACCCTAGTAACTTATTCTGTCCAAAGAATTTGATATCAATGAAATCATAAATGAAGGGGAAAAATATGATTCACTATTTGAATGAACCCATCATTTCTTCAAACATATAGGTTTTGTCTGTACATTTGAAGCTAAGAAGTGGGAATTTCAAGAATTCTTGCACATGAATTTACATGTGACTGCATCTGATGTTTCTGCTGCAGGGCTATGAGAAGATGCTGACCAAGATGAACTTCAAGCATGACAAGATTGTTGACATCCAGAAGGCTCTTCAGACTGCCGATATCAACAACGACAAGCAGGTTGACTTTGATGAGTGGAGACAGGACCTGAAAACGTTAGTACCATACCTGATATAGCTGGAGAGTGTCATTTGGCAGAAAAATAATGGGATCTAAAAATAGATCAAAATCATGAtaaagatacaatcaaaaatatgattttgtttttcatagtgGTAAATATTTCAGCCTCAGGATAATAATTTACTCTATCAAACAGAAAATAAGCTCTGGTTACATTGCAGACGTGGCTACGCTGATGCTGAGATCGAGGCTCTGTTTGCCAGGTATGACATCGATGGGGACCGCATCCTCAGTCAAGATGAACAAAACAGAATGCTTACTGACCTCGATGCCCAAAAGGTAAGATAGACGTGTGCATCAAAACATGACTTAAAACACTAGGTCCATTATCAATTTCTTACGATGTTAACTAACTGTAATTGCAAGGGATTGTATTCTGTGGTGTTTGGCCTGATCTTTATACGAGGTTTTTGTAACATGGCAGGCTGCCCTCAACAAGGAGTATGACGATATGATGCAGCGACCTGAGAGTGCCAACAGACGTTCCACCA
Above is a genomic segment from Mya arenaria isolate MELC-2E11 chromosome 2, ASM2691426v1 containing:
- the LOC128204697 gene encoding polycystin-2-like isoform X5 is translated as MSGSAKSARPSSASSRHAWGSDYGHARPDNQFDFGQEGIRDDADLSPTAMEDDHIYSNGDKGKSAGRSSAVAKNGSKKKSSQSCLGKIGSGIRSLWATRQTEDVKGDRELHVKTTLRELIIYIVFLVILCIVTFGMTSTTMYYYTKVMSDLFLETTHSGGGTFKTITSVEDYWKFAKGPLIKGLYWETWYNNVTVPEDQLGYIYYENKLLGVPRLRTLQVHSNSCVVHDDFKDVIRECFESYSESLENKDSFGEKDNHTAWHYQSQDELDGSSHWGQITTYSGAGYVQDLTNNKTESEDIIEYLFEKRWIRRGTRVLFIDFTVYNANINLFCVVRLTVEFPPTGGAIPHATMRTVKLIRYVTVYDYFIMACEFILCLFIFYYMVEEAIEIKKHKCSYFKSVWNILDILVIIIMIMCVSFNVYRTLKVDELLQDLLNKPDQYANFEFLSYGQEQFDNAIAIAVFLAWIKIFKYISFNKTMTQLSSTLGKCAKDLAGFAVMFFIIFLAFTQLGYLLFGTQVKDFSNFQNSFFTLFRIILGDFDFDQLEAAHRILGPIFFMLFVFFVFFVLINMFLAIINDTYSEVKGDMANQKNEFEMTDYFKRGYEKMLTKMNFKHDKIVDIQKALQTADINNDKQVDFDEWRQDLKTRGYADAEIEALFARYDIDGDRILSQDEQNRMLTDLDAQKAALNKEYDDMMQRPESANRRSTSRVSSNDDSGDDSDDDESRTKSSRSGPAQGVQYEEFTVLSRRVDRMEHSIGSIVSKIDAVLVKLEAMEKAKLKRRETMGKILDSITESDGTSDEVKREQMERLVREELERWDSESSITPQPSGRGASPSSSGRGGARSRNGGNAPRVDLQMPFLYDHGDQNFIHF
- the LOC128204697 gene encoding polycystin-2-like isoform X4; translation: MSGSAKSARPSSASSRHAWGSDYGHARPDNQFDFGQEGIRDDADLSPTAMEDDHIYSNGDKGKSAGRSSAVAKNGSKKKSSQSCLGKIGSGIRSLWATRQTEDVKGDRELHVKTTLRELIIYIVFLVILCIVTFGMTSTTMYYYTKVMSDLFLETTHSGGGTFKTITSVEDYWKFAKGPLIKGLYWETWYNNVTVPEDQLGYIYYENKLLGVPRLRTLQVHSNSCVVHDDFKDVIRECFESYSESLENKDSFGEKDNHTAWHYQSQDELDGSSHWGQITTYSGAGYVQDLTNNKTESEDIIEYLFEKRWIRRGTRVLFIDFTVYNANINLFCVVRLTVEFPPTGGAIPHATMRTVKLIRYVTVYDYFIMACEFILCLFIFYYMVEEAIEIKKHKCSYFKSVWNILDILVIIIMIMCVSFNVYRTLKVDELLQDLLNKPDQYANFEFLSYGQEQFDNAIAIAVFLAWIKIFKYISFNKTMTQLSSTLGKCAKDLAGFAVMFFIIFLAFTQLGYLLFGTQVKDFSNFQNSFFTLFRIILGDFDFDQLEAAHRILGPIFFMLFVFFVFFVLINMFLAIINDTYSEVKGDMANQKNEFEMTDYFKRGYEKMLTKMNFKHDKIVDIQKALQTADINNDKQVDFDEWRQDLKTRGYADAEIEALFARYDIDGDRILSQDEQNRMLTDLDAQKAALNKEYDDMMQRPESANRRSTSRVSSNDDSGDDSDDDESRTKSSRSGPAQGVQYEEFTVLSRRVDRMEHSIGSIVSKIDAVLVKLEAMEKAKLKRRETMGKILDSITESDGTSDEVKREQMERLVREELERWDSESSITPQPSGRGASPSSSGRGGARSRNGGNAPRVDLQMPFLYDHGDQNTSDV
- the LOC128204697 gene encoding polycystin-2-like isoform X12, which gives rise to MSGSAKSARPSSASSRHAWGSDYGHARPDNQFDFGQEGIRDDADLSPTAMEDDHIYSNGDKGKSAGRSSAVAKNGSKKKSSQSCLGKIGSGIRSLWATRQTEDVKGDRELHVKTTLRELIIYIVFLVILCIVTFGMTSTTMYYYTKVMSDLFLETTHSGGGTFKTITSVEDYWKFAKGPLIKGLYWETWYNNVTVPEDQLGYIYYENKLLGVPRLRTLQVHSNSCVVHDDFKDVIRECFESYSESLENKDSFGEKDNHTAWHYQSQDELDGSSHWGQITTYSGAGYVQDLTNNKTESEDIIEYLFEKRWIRRGTRVLFIDFTVYNANINLFCVVRLTVEFPPTGGAIPHATMRTVKLIRYVTVYDYFIMACEFILCLFIFYYMVEEAIEIKKHKCSYFKSVWNILDILVIIIMIMCVSFNVYRTLKVDELLQDLLNKPDQYANFEFLSYGQEQFDNAIAIAVFLAWIKIFKYISFNKTMTQLSSTLGKCAKDLAGFAVMFFIIFLAFTQLGYLLFGTQVKDFSNFQNSFFTLFRIILGDFDFDQLEAAHRILGPIFFMLFVFFVFFVLINMFLAIINDTYSEVKGDMANQKNEFEMTDYFKRGYEKMLTKMNFKHDKIVDIQKALQTADINNDKQVDFDEWRQDLKTRGYADAEIEALFARYDIDGDRILSQDEQNRMLTDLDAQKAALNKEYDDMMQRPESANRRSTSRVSSNDDSGDDSDDDESRTKSSRSGPAQGVQYEEFTVLSRRVDRMEHSIGSIVSKIDAVLVKLEAMEKAKLKRRETMGKILDSITESDGTSDEVKREQMERLVREELERWDSESSITPQPSGRGASPSSSGRGGARSRNGGNATSDV
- the LOC128204697 gene encoding polycystin-2-like isoform X9; its protein translation is MSGSAKSARPSSASSRHAWGSDYGHARPDNQFDFGQEGIRDDADLSPTAMEDDHIYSNGDKGKSAGRSSAVAKNGSKKKSSQSCLGKIGSGIRSLWATRQTEDVKGDRELHVKTTLRELIIYIVFLVILCIVTFGMTSTTMYYYTKVMSDLFLETTHSGGGTFKTITSVEDYWKFAKGPLIKGLYWETWYNNVTVPEDQLGYIYYENKLLGVPRLRTLQVHSNSCVVHDDFKDVIRECFESYSESLENKDSFGEKDNHTAWHYQSQDELDGSSHWGQITTYSGAGYVQDLTNNKTESEDIIEYLFEKRWIRRGTRVLFIDFTVYNANINLFCVVRLTVEFPPTGGAIPHATMRTVKLIRYVTVYDYFIMACEFILCLFIFYYMVEEAIEIKKHKCSYFKSVWNILDILVIIIMIMCVSFNVYRTLKVDELLQDLLNKPDQYANFEFLSYGQEQFDNAIAIAVFLAWIKIFKYISFNKTMTQLSSTLGKCAKDLAGFAVMFFIIFLAFTQLGYLLFGTQVKDFSNFQNSFFTLFRIILGDFDFDQLEAAHRILGPIFFMLFVFFVFFVLINMFLAIINDTYSEVKGDMANQKNEFEMTDYFKRGYEKMLTKMNFKHDKIVDIQKALQTADINNDKQVDFDEWRQDLKTRGYADAEIEALFARYDIDGDRILSQDEQNRMLTDLDAQKAALNKEYDDMMQRPESANRRSTSRVSSNDDSGDDSDDDESRTKSSRSGPAQGVQYEEFTVLSRRVDRMEHSIGSIVSKIDAVLVKLEAMEKAKLKRRETMGKILDSITESDGTSDEVKREQMERLVREELERWDSESSITPQPSGRGASPSSSGRGGARSRNGGNADIFDSGVFTSHC
- the LOC128204697 gene encoding polycystin-2-like isoform X6, coding for MSGSAKSARPSSASSRHAWGSDYGHARPDNQFDFGQEGIRDDADLSPTAMEDDHIYSNGDKGKSAGRSSAVAKNGSKKKSSQSCLGKIGSGIRSLWATRQTEDVKGDRELHVKTTLRELIIYIVFLVILCIVTFGMTSTTMYYYTKVMSDLFLETTHSGGGTFKTITSVEDYWKFAKGPLIKGLYWETWYNNVTVPEDQLGYIYYENKLLGVPRLRTLQVHSNSCVVHDDFKDVIRECFESYSESLENKDSFGEKDNHTAWHYQSQDELDGSSHWGQITTYSGAGYVQDLTNNKTESEDIIEYLFEKRWIRRGTRVLFIDFTVYNANINLFCVVRLTVEFPPTGGAIPHATMRTVKLIRYVTVYDYFIMACEFILCLFIFYYMVEEAIEIKKHKCSYFKSVWNILDILVIIIMIMCVSFNVYRTLKVDELLQDLLNKPDQYANFEFLSYGQEQFDNAIAIAVFLAWIKIFKYISFNKTMTQLSSTLGKCAKDLAGFAVMFFIIFLAFTQLGYLLFGTQVKDFSNFQNSFFTLFRIILGDFDFDQLEAAHRILGPIFFMLFVFFVFFVLINMFLAIINDTYSEVKGDMANQKNEFEMTDYFKRGYEKMLTKMNFKHDKIVDIQKALQTADINNDKQVDFDEWRQDLKTRGYADAEIEALFARYDIDGDRILSQDEQNRMLTDLDAQKAALNKEYDDMMQRPESANRRSTSRVSSNDDSGDDSDDDESRTKSSRSGPAQGVQYEEFTVLSRRVDRMEHSIGSIVSKIDAVLVKLEAMEKAKLKRRETMGKILDSITESDGTSDEVKREQMERLVREELERWDSESSITPQPSGRGASPSSSGRGGARSRNGGNAMPFLYDHGDQNERKFVAQRHK
- the LOC128204697 gene encoding polycystin-2-like isoform X7, producing MSGSAKSARPSSASSRHAWGSDYGHARPDNQFDFGQEGIRDDADLSPTAMEDDHIYSNGDKGKSAGRSSAVAKNGSKKKSSQSCLGKIGSGIRSLWATRQTEDVKGDRELHVKTTLRELIIYIVFLVILCIVTFGMTSTTMYYYTKVMSDLFLETTHSGGGTFKTITSVEDYWKFAKGPLIKGLYWETWYNNVTVPEDQLGYIYYENKLLGVPRLRTLQVHSNSCVVHDDFKDVIRECFESYSESLENKDSFGEKDNHTAWHYQSQDELDGSSHWGQITTYSGAGYVQDLTNNKTESEDIIEYLFEKRWIRRGTRVLFIDFTVYNANINLFCVVRLTVEFPPTGGAIPHATMRTVKLIRYVTVYDYFIMACEFILCLFIFYYMVEEAIEIKKHKCSYFKSVWNILDILVIIIMIMCVSFNVYRTLKVDELLQDLLNKPDQYANFEFLSYGQEQFDNAIAIAVFLAWIKIFKYISFNKTMTQLSSTLGKCAKDLAGFAVMFFIIFLAFTQLGYLLFGTQVKDFSNFQNSFFTLFRIILGDFDFDQLEAAHRILGPIFFMLFVFFVFFVLINMFLAIINDTYSEVKGDMANQKNEFEMTDYFKRGYEKMLTKMNFKHDKIVDIQKALQTADINNDKQVDFDEWRQDLKTRGYADAEIEALFARYDIDGDRILSQDEQNRMLTDLDAQKAALNKEYDDMMQRPESANRRSTSRVSSNDDSGDDSDDDESRTKSSRSGPAQGVQYEEFTVLSRRVDRMEHSIGSIVSKIDAVLVKLEAMEKAKLKRRETMGKILDSITESDGTSDEVKREQMERLVREELERWDSESSITPQPSGRGASPSSSGRGGARSRNGGNAMPFLYDHGDQNFIHF
- the LOC128204697 gene encoding polycystic kidney disease 2-like 1 protein isoform X1, whose protein sequence is MSGSAKSARPSSASSRHAWGSDYGHARPDNQFDFGQEGIRDDADLSPTAMEDDHIYSNGDKGKSAGRSSAVAKNGSKKKSSQSCLGKIGSGIRSLWATRQTEDVKGDRELHVKTTLRELIIYIVFLVILCIVTFGMTSTTMYYYTKVMSDLFLETTHSGGGTFKTITSVEDYWKFAKGPLIKGLYWETWYNNVTVPEDQLGYIYYENKLLGVPRLRTLQVHSNSCVVHDDFKDVIRECFESYSESLENKDSFGEKDNHTAWHYQSQDELDGSSHWGQITTYSGAGYVQDLTNNKTESEDIIEYLFEKRWIRRGTRVLFIDFTVYNANINLFCVVRLTVEFPPTGGAIPHATMRTVKLIRYVTVYDYFIMACEFILCLFIFYYMVEEAIEIKKHKCSYFKSVWNILDILVIIIMIMCVSFNVYRTLKVDELLQDLLNKPDQYANFEFLSYGQEQFDNAIAIAVFLAWIKIFKYISFNKTMTQLSSTLGKCAKDLAGFAVMFFIIFLAFTQLGYLLFGTQVKDFSNFQNSFFTLFRIILGDFDFDQLEAAHRILGPIFFMLFVFFVFFVLINMFLAIINDTYSEVKGDMANQKNEFEMTDYFKRGYEKMLTKMNFKHDKIVDIQKALQTADINNDKQVDFDEWRQDLKTRGYADAEIEALFARYDIDGDRILSQDEQNRMLTDLDAQKAALNKEYDDMMQRPESANRRSTSRVSSNDDSGDDSDDDESRTKSSRSGPAQGVQYEEFTVLSRRVDRMEHSIGSIVSKIDAVLVKLEAMEKAKLKRRETMGKILDSITESDGTSDEVKREQMERLVREELERWDSESSITPQPSGRGASPSSSGRGGARSRNGGNALQKRQQPTENLLGKLFEAPEGVIMVQQDQAGGQVGSDCPEALQKARPKTANKQDRLHKKLSAKDVKDIFDSGVFTSHC